The genomic interval TTTCAAGAGCTTTTTTAATAAATTCTATTTCTTTATCAACTAACGATAATGATTCTTCAATAATTTCTTCAGTATCCTGTATGTTTGTATTTTCTTCTTTTTTTTGTTGTTTTATTTCATAACTTTCAGTATCCTGCATACTAATTTCGTCATTTTCTTTATTATAAATTTTTTGTATTAACAAATTTTTATTTTTACGAATATCAGACACATCATAACCATCCTGAATAATTTCATGAACAAGGCTTTTAAGATCGCTCATGTCATTTTTCATGTCGAAAAGTATCTTATAAAGAATTTCTCTTTCAGATGTAAAAGTTTTTTCATCAACCGATTTATATATTACCGGTAATTTTGTGCCTTCATATAATGGTAAATAATGTCTTAGAACATCAGCAGAAATATCTCTGTTTTTTTCAATTATAGATATTTGTTCTGTAATATTTTTAAGTTGCCTGACATTACCGGGCCATCTGTATCTTTTTAAAAGTTCAAGAGCTTCATTATCTAATTTTAAAGGCGGCATCCTGTAACGTTCGGCAAAATCCAGTGCAAATTTTCTGAATAAAAGTGGTATGTCTTCTTTTCTTTCTGCCAATGACGGAATATTTATCGGAACAGTATTTAAACGATAAAATAAATCCTCACGAAATTTTCCTTCAGAAATAGCTTTAGAAATAATAATATTTGTTGCTGCAACAACTCTAACATCTGTTTTTTGTAATTTTGATGAACCTACTTTAATAAATTCACCCGTTTCTAACACTCTTAATAATCTTACTTGTGTTGACAATGGAAGTTCAGCTATTTCATCTAAAAAAATTGTTCCCTTATCTACAACTTCAAAATATCCTTTCCTATGATCGTGTGCTCCTGTAAAAGCTCCTTTTTCATGTCCAAACAATTCTGAATCAATAGTTCCTTCCGGTATTGCCCCGCAATTTATAGCAATATATTTCCCATGCTTTCTACTACTAAATTGATGGATAATTTTTGGGAAATTTTCTTTTCCCGTTCCACTTTCACCTGCAATAAGCACCGACATATCTGTAGGAGCAACCTGAATCGCAATATCAATAGCTCTTATTAGTGCAGGAGAATTACCTATAATTCCAAATCTTTGTTTTACCTGATTAACATCCATATCTTTATTAAAACATAAATTTCTTTACTCTGACCAATTTGTGTTTGTCCATAATATCCGTTTTACTCATAAAGTGTAAATATTCAATGGCATTCGTGAAATCACTTCGTTTAGTTCTTCGTTACGCTTGTCAAAAAAATGCTCAATTACATCAGTAAACTCCGCTTTTTTTGACTGCACAAGCCTCGAAAACGAACATTCTGAACTAAACACTGACTTTATAGACAGGCACTAATTAGTGTTTGTCAATAATGTTGTGAGTAAATAAATTACAATATCAAATATTCAATAACCAAAACAATTTGATATTTAGGTTATTGGGATTTGATTATTATTTGTATTTTGGTGCTTGAAATTTGTGATTTTATTTTTATTCAAAATAAAATGACTTAATATACAGGCACTTAATTAAATAAACGCAATTATACTGACAAAGTTACAATTTGTTTGACAAAATTTCACTTTTATTTTATATAAATCCTTAAATTTAGTATCTTTAATCTATAAAATTATAAACTGATGAAAAAAATATTTATTCTAATTATTACAATGTTTTTATTGTTCAATGGATTTTCTCAACATCAAAATATTAAAATAAGTAATAAAAATTATCCTAATGAACCATCAATAGCAATGAATCCGTTAAATACAAACGAACTTGTTGCAGGATATAATATATACAATTGTTGTTATTCAACCGATGGTGGTTTAACATGGGAACACACAATACTATCTTCTACTTATGGCGTTTGGGGCGATCCTTGTATTATTGCAGATAATAAT from Bacteroidales bacterium carries:
- a CDS encoding sigma-54-dependent Fis family transcriptional regulator translates to MDVNQVKQRFGIIGNSPALIRAIDIAIQVAPTDMSVLIAGESGTGKENFPKIIHQFSSRKHGKYIAINCGAIPEGTIDSELFGHEKGAFTGAHDHRKGYFEVVDKGTIFLDEIAELPLSTQVRLLRVLETGEFIKVGSSKLQKTDVRVVAATNIIISKAISEGKFREDLFYRLNTVPINIPSLAERKEDIPLLFRKFALDFAERYRMPPLKLDNEALELLKRYRWPGNVRQLKNITEQISIIEKNRDISADVLRHYLPLYEGTKLPVIYKSVDEKTFTSEREILYKILFDMKNDMSDLKSLVHEIIQDGYDVSDIRKNKNLLIQKIYNKENDEISMQDTESYEIKQQKKEENTNIQDTEEIIEESLSLVDKEIEFIKKALEKYKGKRKIAAQELGISERTLYRKIKEYNLD